In the Mastacembelus armatus chromosome 17, fMasArm1.2, whole genome shotgun sequence genome, one interval contains:
- the LOC117152751 gene encoding C-C motif chemokine 12-like produces the protein MNECVDCVAGLKKGLQHRLQIISVLLRHAMARFTFISLLLVAIMVPTASAQGGIASCCRKVSKTTLHREMVRSYYIQYEPSCPLEAVVFNMINDKRICADPNDIQTKTTMAYMDGKNWQLQNIIFRRRN, from the exons ATGAATGAATGTGTCGACTGTGTTGCTGGGCTTAAAAAGGGCTTACAGCACAGACTGCAAATCATATCTGTTTTACTCAGACACGCAATGGCAAGGTTCACATTTATCTCGCTTTTACTCGTAGCTATCATGGTGCCCACAGCTTCAGCTCAAG GTGGAATAGCAAGCTGTTGTCGCAAGGTTTCCAAAACTACACTCCACAGAGAGATGGTTCGGAGTTACTACATACAATATGAACCATCGTGCCCTTTAGAAGCAGTGGT TTTCAACATGATCAATGACAAAAGAATCTGTGCTGACCCCAACGACATACAGACAAAGACTACAATGGCCTACATGGATGGAAAGAACTGGCAACTACAAAATATCATCTTTCGACGCCGAAACTGA
- the LOC113134504 gene encoding lymphotactin-like, translating into MLHSPCEGQSHGVILKMRLNLVLGTLLCIITWISLSHATHGPVQNCCAMWSTTRLRHRQIKNYTMQSGGACPIKAVVFHTVRGKRVCSNPNIQWVKDAILKVDNDKKSEEMNEERSARDTTPAFSSTSNSTQQTAGVESRGKRTGKGGRKMCS; encoded by the exons ATGCTGCACTCACCCTGTGAAGGACAAAGCCACGGTGTAATTCTGAAGATGAGATTGAACCTGGTGTTAGGCACCCTTCTTTGCATCATCACATGGATAAGCTTGAGCCATGCAA CTCACGGACCTGTGCAAAACTGTTGTGCAATGTGGTCCACTACCAGGCTTAGGCATCGCCAAATTAAGAATTACACCATGCAGTCTGGAGGAGCCTGTCCCATCAAAGCCGTAGT GTTTCATACAGTGCGTGGGAAGAGAGTTTGCTCCAACCCCAACATCCAATGGGTAAAAGATGCCATTCTGAAGGTGGACAATGACAAAAAATCGGaggaaatgaatgaagaaaGATCAGCAAGGGACACCACACCAGCATTTTCCAGTACATCTAACAGCACACAACAGACAGCAGGAGTGGAAAGCAGGGGGAAAAGGAcaggaaaaggaggaaggaaaaTGTGTTCCTGA